The Salvelinus fontinalis isolate EN_2023a chromosome 9, ASM2944872v1, whole genome shotgun sequence genome has a window encoding:
- the LOC129862778 gene encoding protein phosphatase 1 regulatory subunit 15B-like encodes MARVKMASSGINSSTSSPRTAMERFGDGGMALLPWIMHILTVQWEQLRLLVPVIYYSFLSGFHMFRFEVHLRINSVSGNSHTGAFLSSLQAEAMYCSLVDDFVSHARMDSDYGLYLGHHPSWKLGFPGDCNLLVSSTDCSSSLDEMSRNNKEKAFDFKTKHDTTEDDLSVYWGKEDDRNRGAFDSEDSKALCESLAISSDPYKPFSFPLCNSSCSNMGETKSEDQFGGGLDCNLSSRPGEELQETLGGLNIWTSRSDSESSWGSSDGSCADLDEEESERLWELFTSPVDPYNPLCFTASVASSVPHTDKTLTHSQEAERASVLTSCSSDIVDSETPGPSSSDDTEEQLWRSCSQNEDHYHPLNFRACLQSSPTTTEPPAFSTGDPLTPQTCPTQTPPGQGKQRDVVAKSFQTTRHTKPCLPKRQLNQHDHPATTLVPWRRPEAKVTGGQGQPQEKFNHPLKKVRFSPLVQVHVMHTWPFAQQMSRKGPWEELARDRDRFRKRIQETEQAIGYCFSKSHRDTIRANLLSTSTSAHSIPVHEL; translated from the exons ATGGCTCGAGTTAAAATGGCATCAAGTGGCATCAATTCTTCGACTAGTTCTCCTCGAACTGCGATGGAGAGGTTTGGCGACGGTGGTATGGCACTCCTACCGTGGATCATGCATATACTGACCGTACAGTGGGAACAACTACGGTTGTTGGTCCCTGTCATTTACTACAGTTTCTTGTCAG GTTTCCATATGTTCAGGTTTGAAGTTCACCTAAGAATCAACTCTGTCTCTGGAAATTCCCACACAGGGGCCTTTCTGTccagcctacaggctgaggcgatgTACTGCAGTTTGGTGGACGACTTTGTGTCCCATGCCAGGATGGATAGCGATTATGGACTTTACCTTGGACACCACCCCAGCTGGAAACTGGGCTTTCCAGGTGACTGTAACCTGTTAGTGAGCAGCACTGATTGTAGCTCCAGCTTGGATGAAATGTCTCGCAACAACAAGGAGAAAGCGTTTGACTTCAAAACCAAACATGACACCACCGAAGATGATCTGAGTGTTTACTGGGGTAAAGAGGATGACCGAAACCgtggagcgtttgacagtgaggaCAGTAAAGCACTTTGCGAGTCCCTGGCCATCTCCAGCGACCCTTACAAGcccttctctttccccctctgcaATTCAAGCTGCTCCAATATGGGGGAAACAAAAAGTGAAGATCAATTTGGCGGCGGCCTTGACTGTAACTTGTCCAGTCGGCCGGGTGAAGAACTTCAAGAGACCCTCGGTGGCTTGAACATCTGGACCAGTCGTTCAGATAGCGAAAGCAGCTGGGGGAGTTCTGATGGTTCGTGCGCAGACCTGGAcgaagaggagagcgagaggctCTGGGAGCTCTTCACCAGCCCCGTCGACCCATACAACCCCCTGTGTTTCACGGCATCTGTAGCCAGCTCAGTCCCTCACACAgacaaaacacttacacactccCAGGAGGCTGAAAGGGCCtcagtcctgacctcatgttCTTCTGACATCGTTGACAGTGAGACCCCTGGCCCTTCCTCCTCTGATGACACAGAGGAGCAGCTATGGAGGTCCTGCTCCCAAAATGAAGACCATTACCACCCTCTGAACTTCCGTGCCTGCCTCCAGAGCTCCCCTACAACCACAGAGCCACCTGCCTTCAGCACTGGAGACCCACTCACCCCACAGACCTGTCCCACACAGACACCACCTGGCCAGGGTAAGCAGAGGGACGTTGTGGCCAAAAGCTTCCAAACAACCAGGCACACAAAGCCTTGTCTACCCAAGAGACAGTTAAATCAGCATGACCACCCAGCTACTACACTAGTGCCCTGGAGGAGACCTGAAGCTAAAGTAACAGGAGGACAAGGACAACCTCAGGAGAAGTTCAACCACCCTCTGAAAAAG GTGCGGTTCTCACCACTTGTCCAGGTCCATGTGATGCATACTTGGCCCTTTGCCCAGCAGATGTCTCGCAAAGGACCCTGGGAGGAACTAGCCCGCGATAGAGACCGGTTCCGAAAGAGGATCCAGGAAACGGAGCAGGCCATTGGTTACTGCTTCAGTAAATCACACAGAGACACGATTCGGGCAAATTTGCTAAGCACTTCAACATCAGCCCATTCAATACCAGTCCATGAGCTCTAA
- the LOC129862779 gene encoding 40S ribosomal protein S13: MGRMHAPGKGLSQSALPYRRSVPTWLKLTSDDVKEQIFKLAKKGLTPSQIGVILRDSHGVAQVRFVTGNKILRILKTKGLAPDLPEDLYHLIKKAVAVRKHLERNRKDKDAKFRLILTESRIHRLARYYKTKRVLAPNWKYESSTASALVA; the protein is encoded by the exons ATGGGTCGCATGCACGCTCCCGG AAAGGGCTTGTCCCAGTCGGCGCTGCCTTACAGGCGAAGTGTCCCCACT TGGCTGAAGCTGACATCTGATGATGTCAAGGAACAGATCTTCAAGCTGGCCAAGAAGGGATTGACCCCATCTCAGATTG gTGTCATTCTGAGGGACTCCCATGGTGTGGCCCAGGTGCGATTTGTCACCGGCAACAAGATTCTGAGGATCCTCAAGACCAAAGGCCTGGCTCCAGATCTTCCCGAGGACCTGTACCACCTCATCAAGAAGGCTGTGGCTGTCAGGAAGCATCTGGAGAGGAACAGAAAG GACAAAGATGCCAAGTTCCGCCTGATTCTCACCGAGAGCAGGATCCACAGACTGGCCCGTTACTACAAGACCAAGAGAGTACTTGCTCCCAACTGGAAGTA CGAGTCCTCGACAGCTTCTGCTTTGGTGGCATAA